A genomic region of Paenibacillus sp. PL2-23 contains the following coding sequences:
- a CDS encoding NCS2 family permease: MRSFFRLKELGTNVRTEVMAGLTTFMTMAYILAVNPIILTPTGLDWTAVFLATALAAGIFSIAMGLFVNFPVALAPGMGLNAYFASVIIASAATDTPITPAMGLTAVFLSGIIFIILTVTQVRQMLITAVPDSLKHAITVGIGLFIAIIGLKNSGIMTIIAFDNGDKLITLGSFHNETVVYTLLAVALIAILMVLRVPGAILFGILGTTVVALLTGHVNVKEALEGKTWMPDFSTMNVWHFDFAGVFEVGLITVILTFTFVELFDTFGTLVGTANRAGIMKKPEEGKKRVGKAMLVDAVAVGGGAMLGTSTVTAYVESSAGIAQGGRSGLTAVTTGICFLLAIFLSPIVALVPGAATAAALIIVGVLMMQSVKDIDFSDMVYAIPAFLTLALMPFTYSIANGISFGIVSYVLLATVANVSGKGKYQVHWLMWILAVLIVLRYALMGGE; the protein is encoded by the coding sequence ATGAGAAGTTTCTTTCGTTTGAAGGAACTGGGAACAAATGTCAGAACTGAAGTCATGGCTGGACTGACGACGTTTATGACAATGGCCTACATTCTGGCAGTCAATCCGATCATATTGACGCCAACGGGCCTGGACTGGACGGCTGTATTTCTGGCGACGGCCCTGGCGGCGGGTATTTTCTCTATCGCTATGGGACTGTTCGTTAATTTCCCTGTCGCGCTGGCTCCGGGCATGGGGCTTAACGCTTATTTCGCTTCCGTCATCATCGCTTCTGCAGCGACGGATACGCCGATTACACCGGCAATGGGACTGACGGCTGTATTTCTCTCCGGTATTATCTTCATCATTCTGACGGTGACACAGGTTCGTCAGATGCTGATTACGGCCGTTCCGGACAGCCTGAAGCATGCCATTACCGTTGGTATCGGCTTGTTTATTGCCATTATCGGGCTGAAGAACAGCGGCATTATGACGATTATCGCATTCGACAATGGCGATAAGCTGATTACGCTGGGAAGCTTTCATAACGAAACGGTTGTCTATACCCTGCTTGCAGTAGCGCTCATCGCTATTCTGATGGTGCTGCGAGTGCCGGGAGCCATACTGTTCGGCATTCTGGGCACAACGGTTGTTGCTTTGCTTACGGGTCATGTGAATGTGAAGGAAGCGCTGGAAGGCAAGACCTGGATGCCAGACTTCTCCACGATGAACGTATGGCATTTCGACTTTGCGGGCGTATTCGAGGTTGGCCTCATTACCGTCATCCTGACCTTTACGTTCGTAGAACTGTTCGATACCTTCGGTACGCTGGTCGGCACGGCTAACCGCGCCGGCATTATGAAGAAACCTGAGGAAGGCAAGAAGCGTGTAGGCAAGGCGATGCTGGTTGACGCGGTTGCGGTTGGCGGCGGCGCTATGCTGGGAACAAGCACAGTAACGGCATATGTAGAAAGCTCCGCAGGTATCGCGCAAGGCGGACGTTCCGGCTTGACTGCTGTGACAACAGGCATTTGCTTCCTGCTGGCGATCTTCCTGTCGCCAATTGTGGCGCTGGTGCCAGGGGCCGCTACAGCGGCGGCGCTGATCATCGTTGGCGTGCTGATGATGCAATCCGTGAAGGATATTGACTTCTCCGATATGGTATACGCGATTCCGGCATTCCTGACGCTGGCGCTTATGCCGTTCACATACAGCATCGCGAACGGCATCTCCTTCGGTATCGTATCTTACGTGCTGCTGGCAACTGTCGCGAACGTATCCGGCAAGGGCAAATACCAGGTGCACTGGCTGATGTGGATTCTAGCCGTGCTGATTGTATTGCGATACGCTCTAATGGGCGGCGAATAA
- a CDS encoding RNA-guided endonuclease InsQ/TnpB family protein translates to MIVTVTAKIKIKPSDSQMMALQQTMIAYRQGCNFVSALVFETSERRQSALHRMTYRTLRSAMGLRSQMAQSVLKTVRAKYKTILSSGHAWTLVQFKKPEYDLVWRRDYSLSAKLFSVNTLQGRIKIPFEAKGMETYFDGTWTFGTAKLVCKKQKWFLHIPVSKEMASPELKEIEHVAGIDLGINFVATVYDTEGRTLFFRGRELKHKRANYQRLRSELQRKQTASSRRRLKQIGERENRWMTDVNHQVSKALVTRYGANTLFVLEDLTGIRRRAEKSKLKYRYVTVSWAFYQLRQMVTYKAKLAGSMVIAVDPKHTSQACPLCRHTAKENRDKRRHRFRCQACGYASNDDRIGAMNLCLKGREYLLEGAGLA, encoded by the coding sequence ATGATCGTTACCGTGACGGCGAAAATCAAAATCAAACCGTCAGACAGTCAAATGATGGCCCTGCAACAAACGATGATCGCTTATCGTCAAGGCTGTAATTTTGTCTCTGCCCTTGTGTTTGAGACGAGCGAGCGCCGGCAGTCTGCCCTGCACCGAATGACGTATCGAACCCTGCGCAGCGCGATGGGCCTGCGTTCTCAAATGGCGCAGTCGGTATTGAAAACGGTACGGGCTAAATACAAGACCATCTTGAGCAGTGGGCATGCTTGGACTCTCGTACAATTTAAGAAGCCGGAATACGATCTCGTCTGGAGACGGGATTACTCGCTAAGCGCAAAGCTATTCTCCGTCAATACGCTGCAAGGCCGCATTAAGATTCCCTTCGAAGCCAAAGGAATGGAGACCTATTTCGACGGCACATGGACATTCGGTACAGCCAAGCTGGTATGCAAAAAACAGAAGTGGTTTTTGCATATTCCAGTGTCTAAGGAAATGGCCTCTCCTGAGCTTAAGGAGATTGAACACGTTGCAGGGATTGATCTGGGCATCAACTTTGTAGCTACGGTGTATGACACCGAGGGGAGAACGCTGTTTTTTCGAGGAAGGGAGCTCAAACACAAACGAGCCAACTACCAACGATTGCGTTCCGAGCTGCAACGCAAACAAACGGCTTCGTCCCGCCGCAGGCTGAAGCAAATCGGAGAACGAGAAAACCGCTGGATGACCGATGTGAACCATCAGGTAAGTAAGGCACTCGTTACCCGATATGGGGCGAATACGCTGTTTGTGCTGGAGGATTTGACAGGGATCCGCCGCAGGGCGGAAAAGTCAAAGCTGAAGTATCGGTATGTGACGGTATCGTGGGCGTTCTATCAGCTGCGTCAGATGGTGACGTATAAGGCGAAGCTTGCAGGATCGATGGTGATAGCCGTGGATCCGAAGCACACCTCGCAGGCGTGTCCCCTATGCCGCCACACGGCCAAAGAAAACCGGGATAAACGCAGGCATCGCTTTCGTTGCCAGGCATGCGGATATGCAAGCAATGATGACCGGATCGGCGCCATGAATCTCTGTCTGAAGGGAAGAGAGTACCTTCTTGAAGGTGCAGGCTTAGCATGA
- a CDS encoding anthranilate phosphoribosyltransferase, translated as MLTKWLKEVGRGKRGARDLNYEEAKDAAELILGGKATQAQIGAFFIAERIKMETVEELEAFVHVCRAHAYRTNVHSGMDCAGPYDGRKKSFFATFATAFVLGAAGLPVTLHGTGSLPPKWGITLQDILMEMDIDADSVSRERFIETARETGVLYVSAESWCPPLRELRSIRVELGMRTVLNTAEKLIDYAHSKYLLFGVFHNTVFERMAKLSEKLGYERSLIVQGVEGSEDLFIERPTRTYFVQNGIAIQQIVDPDAYGLETQVPEVEWTAALQKDTVEEVLQGGGHLAFANQVLLNAAVRLHLAGKADSVEQGIYMSKALIDDGEPWKLYSQWKHALQKISTI; from the coding sequence ATGCTAACGAAATGGTTGAAGGAAGTTGGAAGAGGCAAAAGAGGCGCTCGCGATCTGAATTACGAGGAAGCCAAGGACGCGGCGGAGCTCATCCTGGGAGGGAAAGCGACGCAGGCGCAGATCGGAGCTTTTTTTATAGCGGAACGCATTAAGATGGAAACGGTGGAGGAGCTTGAAGCGTTTGTGCATGTGTGCCGGGCGCATGCTTACCGGACGAATGTGCATAGTGGCATGGATTGCGCGGGACCTTATGATGGCCGTAAAAAAAGCTTTTTCGCGACCTTCGCGACGGCGTTCGTGCTGGGCGCCGCAGGCTTGCCCGTTACCCTGCACGGCACCGGCTCGCTGCCGCCCAAGTGGGGCATTACGCTCCAGGATATATTAATGGAGATGGACATCGACGCGGATTCCGTATCCCGGGAGCGGTTCATTGAAACGGCAAGGGAGACGGGCGTGCTGTATGTATCCGCGGAGAGCTGGTGCCCGCCGCTGCGAGAGCTGCGCTCCATCCGCGTAGAGCTGGGCATGCGGACGGTGCTGAACACCGCCGAGAAGCTGATTGATTACGCCCATTCGAAATATCTATTGTTCGGCGTATTCCACAATACCGTGTTCGAGCGGATGGCGAAGCTGTCCGAGAAGCTGGGCTACGAGCGTTCGTTGATCGTACAGGGCGTAGAAGGGTCCGAGGACCTGTTCATCGAGCGCCCGACGCGAACTTATTTTGTCCAGAACGGCATCGCCATCCAGCAGATTGTAGATCCCGACGCTTATGGACTGGAGACGCAGGTGCCGGAGGTAGAGTGGACGGCTGCCCTGCAGAAGGACACCGTTGAAGAGGTGCTCCAGGGCGGGGGACATCTGGCCTTCGCCAATCAGGTGCTGCTTAACGCAGCGGTTCGCTTGCATCTGGCGGGCAAAGCGGATTCCGTGGAGCAGGGCATCTACATGAGCAAAGCGCTGATCGATGACGGCGAGCCGTGGAAGCTGTATTCACAGTGGAAGCATGCTCTGCAAAAAATAAGCACCATCTGA